The genome window TGtctgaatttttatataaaccatTGCCGTCTAAACAAGCCAAACAGGGAATGTAAAACATGAATCACCTGAATGATAATGCAATTATAAAGCTAATAGCTTATGAGTGTCTAAAATgcattataaatattaacaaaattcaATATAAATCAGTTAAAtgtgtttaattattaaaagaaattataaagaaaCGGTGTACAGAAATGAAACATACAAAGTCCATATATGTATATCAGaataaacacatgaaagacattACCAATATATTGATCTTAACGACCATGTAATCATGTAGAGGACTTGGAATGAAGATTACTTCAGATTTTCCAAGAAATGAGAGCCACGTTTCTGGGAGATAAAGCAGGATCAAAGATTGGCAGCATTAGTACTTTTAAGGAATTGCCTTGCTCCTGGAGGAACAATAACCTATCAAGCAGCAGGATAGTTTCCAGTACCGGCCCCAAAGCAGCTCGCAGAGACCAATAAGGTCCTATAAGTTCCTGCACCAATGCGTTACCATTAGGGATAAGGAtacaaacattacaaattatagaCATCCCTTCATAGTAGAGATAATCTacagatataaaaaaaacaaaaaataataataatcagaGAGATTGCAGGAGTTACAGCAAACGGTTCATTTTTCTTCCATAATCCAGCCAGATCAATTTCCTTCAAACCATGGACACCAAGACGATCAAGTGCAGACAGACTAAATTTCTTGAAAAGCATATATTTTTCAGCATATATAGTCTTCTCACATCCAGTACTAATTTTAGAAGAAACtttctgaatcataccatcagTACAGTCTGGCCCTGTAAATTCATCAGGACCAAAGCATTCTAAGGAAGCAATAGTATACCAAAATAATAGCATATTGCGGGGTTTTTTGTTAATTGTACATTGTGTTTTTACACTCAGTTGCCCGCAATTATGAGTCGAGAAAATAGAATTAATCAAACttctaaaattatacaaaattttacaGGTCACTAGGATTATGTTTGGCGCGGCGTAAAGCGATTAAGTCAAAAAATGTGTGTTTGTGTAATAAACTAGAAAACGACTTAAAGTTATAAGAAACATGAAACAAGAAAATCCAAACAGATGCTAACTCAAAACTTTTAACCTTTACTTTTAAGTAACAGTTAGCCACAAGTCAAATTTTTGAGTTTACCCAAACAGGCTCTAGGTATAAGCAAGCgtctattaaattttttatgcaaTCTTGGATATATTGCCACCGAGATTCACATCAAAGAAACATATCAACTGAAGCAGAAAGAAAATTTAAGGTAATTACCTTTCAGCTTCTCAGATAAGGTGACTTCAGTCTCTGCATTTTTGTTCATCCAAGTAAAATTCTTCTTACAGTCTTTGTGAGAAAGAGATAAGGAATGATCTGAAGTCCCTTTAAGATGCAAACCTGACTCCAATGTCCTTCGATTTTGTTGGCGGCGTAAAGCTTTACCTTGACGACCTATGGCAGGACTGGTAGCCAAGATCTTTGGATAATATTGGAAAAGAACCTTCAAAAGTCTCAAAAGGGCTTATTAGAGGAAATGTGAGACTTATTAGTTGGCTCTTGGCTTAGCATCAATTTACCAAATTTCAATAAACAGATAATCTTGAACTTCTAATCCCttctaaataaaattagatCACGAAGCATAGCAATGGGACGGTGATACAACAGGATTTACCATCTGGAAGGCAGCTCGGAAAGCATGCAACTCGAAATTTTGAATCCCAGCATCTTTTCCTAAACCTCCCCATCTTTCAGCACTCTGTTAAAATCATAAATGCATTTCAATGGACACTAAAACCACAGAAGTACAACTGTGCATTTCAACAGGTTGGCTAATGTTTGCAATTCAAGGGGCAAACCATGACTAAGTAAAGTCTAGAAACTAGAActataaataagtaaataattgAAGTGCCTAACATTTGTAAAAGAATCAGATAATCATCCAAAAAGTGGAATTAAGAAAATTCAGTGTATAGAACTCAGTGCTGCCTTGTAACAGAGCAAAGCCCTTTCATAGTCTATTTTTATAAGttgagagcagcagaaaaattCTGCCTATTGTCCCTGAACATTCTACATAGTTGTCAGAACAGTTATAAAACCAAAATACCTGACAAGCGAGATCACGCGCGCTTTTCCCAAGTAATAGGCCAGAAGCCCTTACATCTTTACTCATTGGAAAACCACATTCATCATCAGTTTGGACTCTATCCTCAGATAGTAAGTTATAACAACAGCCGATGCTGATCACTGCTTTAACTTCTTTGCATTCCAGAAAGGTCCtaaggatgaaagaattttaGAGCTTGATGTGTGTTTGGCAATACTCCTGTAGTACTTGAGAAAATGCAAAATATTGAAGAATTGCATGCTTACCGTAGCATTGTTACAGAGAGGTCCCCACAAGCATGAAGTCCAGCAAGAATCAAAGAAGTAGAACCATTTGTATCTGATTGAGAAGTTACGTTTCCATCAGGCAGTCCGTGAGAGCATTCCTCAAAAATAGTTTGTGATGTGTTAGACTTCTCAGCATCATCACTCCCAATTAAAGAGCTACTCAAGTCTTTCAGCGTTccagttgagagcacgtgacaAGTAATTGTTTTCGGCACGTTGAACCCTTTATCTTCTGATCTGGCAATTAACCATCTTAACAAAAATAATCTATGCTATCATAAGATGCTAATCAGAAAAAAGTAAAGCATTACATTGCCCACCACATAGCATAAGTTGCACCAAAGTCATAATGATAATAACTCTGCCCAAATTTTTACAAAGCGAGGTGTAAATGTTCAAGCAATGTAACAACATTGCATAATTCTCAGTTTAACATAAATTTCATGGAATGCTTTCACAGTGCATTTTATCAGCAATCCACATCATTCATAATCTTAGATGCTAACCACAGAGAAACCAAGCAAACCTTGTGCATATATGCACAATGGAAAGTAGGACTTAATATACATATTCATGCAAAAAGCAATAATAAGCTAAGAACCATATCCCATGTCTAGTTTTAACTTCGAACAAGTACAACAAGGGCACTTGGTGAGTGGTCAGATTAGTAATgcaaaagaattttaataacTTCAAGATTCCCAGCAGTACGAGGTACTTTAGAATTCAACCTTCTTAAAACGACTACTTAGATTGATACATTCCATACCGTGATTTATATAGCTTGGCTGCATAATGTTTCTTGATCCTCTCAGCACGTGCATTGGTTATACTTCCATGATGAGAACATGCATCTATCGCAATCACAGAAAGCTGGTATTGGAAAGATAGAACTTGTGCAAGATAGCCCTGTGATAATAAATGTGTGTAACACATGGTCGCATGGATGTAAAAGTCCCTaaatcaagaaaaatatatgatttctgGAAGAATTAGATAAAAGATGTCATTCTATGTTGCATCATGAGACTTAGATTCATATATAAGGTCATTACTGAAGTTAATTACACATTATCAATATCATCTATTCAGCTCTCCATGTCATAAAAATTCCACAAGGAATAGTACATAATCTGGTAACATTCAAATACAGCAGTACAGAGGAAAGTAGATGATACATTATTTAACATGTGTGTCAATCACAAACATGGTATCTTCCAAAACTGATTCCCGCTACataatttatacaattttaagTGCATATGATACAAGaaagtaaatttattttgtaaggGCAAGTCATGGAACTACagaatttttctaataaaaaattcAGTCCTATGAAGTAGATGAATTTATGTTCTCACGACTAGGTAGAGATATAGAAGTTTCAGTTAAAGTCAAAACTCACTTTAAGTTCCCAACTGAAACCTTTGCAAAACAAGCTCTATATAGCGTTTATGAAATAAGTACCTGACCAGCTCCAACATCGATTACTGAATTAACTCCAACGGTTTTTGCAATCGAACATACAACAGAACCAAGAACTTCTACCTGTTCATTAAGTATAGCCTCAGTATTAGGGCTTCCTGTGTTCATACATGATGAAAATAAATACTAGCACTACCCATCTATAACATTAGAACAATAACAGGTAGAGCAGTATAACAATCAATACACCAAGTCTTAATGAAATTAGAAACTTACTCATCGGTCAGTAAATTACTCCAGATGATAGTGTATTGtgtaaatttcatttgaaaacctAGATTTAGTGTGTTCTTCATGCAAATGTATTTTTGAGTTTTTAGATGGCAAAATAACTTTCCAGTAGGAATATTACAGATCAAATATACGTGAACTTAGATAATAAAATCGTCTTCGTCACCATTATGGTAACCTACCTCATGCTGTTTCTTTCTATTCATGCCTTGGGTAATAACTTTATCAAGGTATTTCATGTCAAGATCTGGTAAAACCTGCAAGAAAAGCACCGTGTATTATAAACTCATACCTAAagatcaaagcaaaataaacaGGTACGGATTGAAAAGTAAACATGTAAGTAGAACTCCTTGGGTTGCATAACCATAGCTTTAACATTTTTCCCGTGATCGGATCATTTAAAGTTTCTAGGAACAAGTTAATTCTGGGTATGGGCACTTCATACTTTTGAAAATGCACCCAGCATGTGGTATCAACCAAATACCTAGTGTTCTTTTTGTCTTATTAATCTACTTTCTATCTTATGTATGGCCAGTGGCCTTCATTAAATGTTAATGCGTGTGTTAAAATTCACCGCTCACCTCAAGAATTGGAGCAGTTATAACCTTTTCCTTTTAGCAGTCGCAAATATATCCTTAGGTTAACCTCTTATTGGACTTTTAAAGGGGGTTGCACATCACCATTTAGAGGGAATCCAGCAATGTCTTCAGTAAAATATTACTATTTGGAACCCTGGTATTATATCATCCGATATATTATTTAAGCCCCTCCTACGTCACCCCCTAATGTTGTGGAGATTCAATAGAACATTATGAAAATTACTGGTATTCTTAAGAAACTTGCTGTCGGCGATCATACATTTCAATGCCAATGTTTACAAAATGTTAAGATCATTCTTTTTACCTAAAGCGACC of Daucus carota subsp. sativus chromosome 3, DH1 v3.0, whole genome shotgun sequence contains these proteins:
- the LOC108214147 gene encoding uncharacterized protein LOC108214147 isoform X1, whose amino-acid sequence is MAGVYSCRSAAETLEWIEAIKNFIKPYSFFYEAHVVNFFKDRLWEAVDKEWMDCLRNEPVENLLLIPSGVVQDHWPASLKEFITKLRSLALPREQADLEKVLPDLDMKYLDKVITQGMNRKKQHEVEVLGSVVCSIAKTVGVNSVIDVGAGQGYLAQVLSFQYQLSVIAIDACSHHGSITNARAERIKKHYAAKLYKSRWLIARSEDKGFNVPKTITCHVLSTGTLKDLSSSLIGSDDAEKSNTSQTIFEECSHGLPDGNVTSQSDTNGSTSLILAGLHACGDLSVTMLRTFLECKEVKAVISIGCCYNLLSEDRVQTDDECGFPMSKDVRASGLLLGKSARDLACQSAERWGGLGKDAGIQNFELHAFRAAFQMVLFQYYPKILATSPAIGRQGKALRRQQNRRTLESGLHLKGTSDHSLSLSHKDCKKNFTWMNKNAETEVTLSEKLKGPDCTDGMIQKVSSKISTGCEKTIYAEKYMLFKKFSLSALDRLGVHGLKEIDLAGLWKKNEPFAELIGPYWSLRAALGPVLETILLLDRLLFLQEQGNSLKVLMLPIFDPALSPRNVALISWKI
- the LOC108214147 gene encoding uncharacterized protein LOC108214147 isoform X3 — translated: MAGVYSCRSAAETLEWIEAIKNFIKPYSFFYEAHVVNFFKDRLWEAVDKEWMDCLRNEPVENLLLIPSGVVQDHWPASLKEFITKLRSLALPREQADLEKVLPDLDMKYLDKVITQGMNRKKQHEVEVLGSVVCSIAKTVGVNSVIDVGAGQGYLAQVLSFQYQLSVIAIDACSHHGSITNARAERIKKHYAAKLYKSRWLIARSEDKGFNVPKTITCHVLSTGTLKDLSSSLIGSDDAEKSNTSQTIFEECSHGLPDGNVTSQSDTNGSTSLILAGLHACGDLSVTMLRTFLECKEVKAVISIGCCYNLLSEDRVQTDDECGFPMSKDVRASGLLLGKSARDLACQSAERWGGLGKDAGIQNFELHAFRAAFQMVLFQYYPKILATSPAIGRQGKALRRQQNRRTLESGLHLKGTSDHSLSLSHKDCKKNFTWMNKNAETEVTLSEKLKGTYRTLLVSASCFGAGTGNYPAA
- the LOC108214147 gene encoding uncharacterized protein LOC108214147 isoform X2 — its product is MAGVYSCRSAAETLEWIEAIKNFIKPYSFFYEAHVVNFFKDRLWEAVDKEWMDCLRNEPVENLLLIPSGVVQDHWPASLKEFITKLRSLALPREQADLEKVLPDLDMKYLDKVITQGMNRKKQHEVEVLGSVVCSIAKTVGVNSVIDVGAGQGYLAQVLSFQYQLSVIAIDACSHHGSITNARAERIKKHYAAKLYKSRSEDKGFNVPKTITCHVLSTGTLKDLSSSLIGSDDAEKSNTSQTIFEECSHGLPDGNVTSQSDTNGSTSLILAGLHACGDLSVTMLRTFLECKEVKAVISIGCCYNLLSEDRVQTDDECGFPMSKDVRASGLLLGKSARDLACQSAERWGGLGKDAGIQNFELHAFRAAFQMVLFQYYPKILATSPAIGRQGKALRRQQNRRTLESGLHLKGTSDHSLSLSHKDCKKNFTWMNKNAETEVTLSEKLKGPDCTDGMIQKVSSKISTGCEKTIYAEKYMLFKKFSLSALDRLGVHGLKEIDLAGLWKKNEPFAELIGPYWSLRAALGPVLETILLLDRLLFLQEQGNSLKVLMLPIFDPALSPRNVALISWKI